One Rhizobiales bacterium GAS188 DNA window includes the following coding sequences:
- a CDS encoding death on curing protein has product MKEPVWLDLRDVIDMHGEQLSVFGGPAGIRDVGLLESAINRPVHRWHYGSTDLAELAAAYAFGLARNHAFVDGNKPIAFQAMMVFLRINDAAFAPPPPEATAITLGLAAGEVSEENLARWIRDNWPGNRGSRESL; this is encoded by the coding sequence GTGAAGGAGCCCGTTTGGCTCGACCTTCGTGATGTCATCGATATGCATGGCGAGCAGCTCTCTGTGTTCGGCGGCCCCGCCGGCATCCGTGATGTCGGCCTGCTCGAATCGGCGATCAATCGACCGGTCCATCGGTGGCATTACGGCAGTACCGATCTCGCGGAACTCGCGGCCGCGTACGCCTTCGGCCTGGCGCGCAATCACGCCTTCGTGGACGGGAACAAGCCCATCGCCTTCCAGGCCATGATGGTGTTCTTGCGCATCAACGATGCGGCTTTCGCGCCGCCCCCGCCCGAGGCCACCGCAATCACGCTCGGCCTTGCGGCCGGCGAAGTGAGCGAGGAGAATCTCGCTCGCTGGATCAGGGATAATTGGCCGGGTAATCGGGGCTCGCGGGAAAGTTTATGA
- a CDS encoding transcriptional regulator/antitoxin, MazE, translating into MNEAPRDAESETTVLQVRRIGNSVGLILPKELLARLRLKEGDKLYVVEQAESGFKLSPYDEKHAKAMTIARRVMREYRDTFRALAK; encoded by the coding sequence GTGAACGAAGCTCCGCGCGATGCCGAGAGTGAGACGACCGTGCTGCAGGTCCGGCGTATCGGCAATTCGGTCGGATTGATCCTGCCAAAGGAGCTCCTCGCCCGCCTTAGGCTGAAGGAGGGGGACAAGCTCTATGTCGTTGAGCAGGCCGAGAGCGGGTTCAAGCTCAGCCCCTATGACGAGAAGCATGCCAAGGCCATGACGATAGCGAGGCGCGTCATGCGCGAGTACCGGGATACCTTTCGGGCCCTCGCCAAGTGA
- a CDS encoding aa3 type cytochrome c oxidase subunit IV yields MVTSTDDIPEMDYAEHERTYQGFKLFTEISIALVLCIVLILTIWGVKHSGGWALIGFVMTMAATVMGAFEPALSWRALTPVLVLLLLILALL; encoded by the coding sequence ATGGTGACGAGCACGGACGACATTCCGGAGATGGACTACGCCGAGCATGAGCGCACCTACCAGGGCTTCAAGCTCTTCACCGAGATTTCGATCGCGCTGGTCCTGTGCATCGTCCTCATCCTCACGATCTGGGGCGTCAAGCATTCGGGCGGCTGGGCCCTCATCGGCTTCGTCATGACCATGGCGGCGACCGTCATGGGTGCCTTCGAGCCGGCGCTCAGCTGGCGCGCGCTGACGCCTGTCCTGGTGCTGTTGCTGCTCATCCTCGCATTGCTGTGA
- a CDS encoding Predicted unusual protein kinase regulating ubiquinone biosynthesis, AarF/ABC1/UbiB family: MTDREANRFTARAARYARVGANVGGVAARIAGGRMLGVKGRGAGNAAALTRALGGLKGPIMKVAQLLATIPDALPADYAAELQKLQSEAPPMGAAFVKRRMQAELGPGWSASFGHFDLKPAAAASLGQVHRATSLSGASLACKLQYPDMQSAVEADLSQLEFLFAIHRRMEPAIDTREIVKEIGARIREELDYRLEARHAAAYALMLEGVDEVRVPSVWPELSTARLLTLDWLEGTKLLSHVKADLETRNRLAVAMFKAWWLPFSRFGIIHGDPHLGNYTVFDAKGAGGTARPEGINLLDYGCIRIFPPSFVEGVVDLYRGLIDEDEARIVHAYETWGFKGLRRDLIEVLNIWARFIYGPLTEDRVRSIADGVKPGEYGRREAYRVHMALKQKGPVTVPREFVFMDRAAIGLGAVFLHLAAELNFHRLFEEAIEDFTLAKVAAEQARVLAASGFPS; this comes from the coding sequence ATGACCGATAGAGAAGCCAACCGTTTCACGGCCCGCGCCGCACGTTATGCGCGCGTTGGCGCCAATGTGGGCGGGGTCGCGGCCCGCATCGCGGGCGGGCGCATGCTCGGCGTCAAGGGGCGCGGCGCCGGCAATGCCGCGGCGCTCACCCGCGCACTGGGCGGCCTCAAGGGACCGATCATGAAGGTGGCCCAGCTCTTGGCCACCATTCCGGACGCGCTGCCCGCCGATTACGCGGCCGAGCTGCAGAAGCTGCAATCGGAGGCCCCACCCATGGGGGCGGCCTTCGTCAAGCGCCGCATGCAGGCCGAGCTCGGCCCCGGCTGGTCGGCGAGCTTCGGGCATTTCGACCTCAAGCCCGCGGCCGCGGCTTCGCTCGGGCAAGTGCATCGCGCCACCTCGCTTTCGGGCGCGTCACTCGCCTGCAAGCTGCAATATCCGGACATGCAGTCGGCGGTCGAGGCCGACCTGTCCCAGCTCGAATTCCTGTTCGCCATCCATCGCCGCATGGAGCCGGCCATCGACACGCGCGAGATCGTGAAGGAGATCGGGGCGCGCATCCGCGAGGAGCTCGACTACCGGCTCGAGGCCCGCCACGCAGCCGCTTATGCGCTGATGCTCGAAGGCGTCGACGAGGTGCGTGTGCCGAGCGTCTGGCCGGAGCTCTCGACGGCGCGCCTGCTCACGCTCGACTGGCTCGAGGGCACGAAGCTGCTCTCCCATGTGAAGGCCGATCTCGAAACCCGCAACCGGCTGGCGGTCGCGATGTTCAAGGCCTGGTGGCTGCCTTTCTCGCGCTTCGGCATCATCCATGGCGACCCGCATCTCGGCAACTACACGGTGTTCGACGCCAAGGGGGCCGGCGGCACGGCGCGTCCTGAAGGCATCAACCTTCTCGACTATGGCTGCATCCGCATCTTCCCGCCGAGCTTCGTCGAAGGCGTGGTCGATCTCTATCGCGGCCTGATCGACGAGGACGAGGCGCGCATCGTGCATGCCTACGAGACCTGGGGCTTCAAGGGCCTCAGGCGCGACCTGATCGAGGTGCTCAATATCTGGGCCCGCTTCATCTACGGCCCGCTGACGGAGGACCGGGTGCGCTCGATCGCCGATGGCGTGAAACCCGGCGAATATGGGCGGCGCGAGGCCTATCGGGTGCATATGGCGCTCAAGCAGAAGGGGCCGGTGACGGTGCCGCGCGAATTCGTCTTCATGGACCGCGCCGCCATCGGGCTCGGCGCGGTCTTCCTGCATCTTGCGGCTGAGCTCAATTTCCACCGCCTGTTCGAGGAGGCGATCGAGGATTTCACGCTCGCCAAAGTGGCGGCCGAGCAGGCCCGGGTGCTTGCGGCGAGCGGCTTTCCGAGCTGA